One Gimesia aquarii DNA segment encodes these proteins:
- a CDS encoding Hpt domain-containing protein codes for MVDTLENTPVRSSFCDDEDFLDLIEMFVDGIEEKKEILRQASVTDQVEELKVLAHQLKGASAGYGFEELSEIAAALEIACKSEDEAAIQQQKEIILNHMDRIVV; via the coding sequence ATGGTAGATACCCTGGAAAACACACCAGTTCGATCATCATTTTGTGATGATGAAGATTTTCTCGACTTGATTGAAATGTTCGTCGATGGAATCGAAGAGAAAAAAGAGATTCTGCGACAAGCATCTGTCACCGATCAGGTTGAGGAACTCAAAGTATTAGCCCACCAGTTGAAAGGCGCCAGTGCTGGCTATGGGTTTGAAGAGCTTTCAGAAATTGCAGCTGCATTAGAGATCGCATGTAAATCAGAAGATGAGGCTGCGATTCAACAGCAGAAAGAGATCATCTTGAATCACATGGATCGTATTGTTGTTTGA
- a CDS encoding LptF/LptG family permease, whose protein sequence is MRLLQRYILFELLRVFTLMITVLTVLLVFVGAFQQATSQGLGAILVLKILPFIVPSMLPFTIPATLLLTVCVVYGRISGDQEITAAKAAGINVLSLLWPSFILGGFLSLGSLLLSDQIIPWAEKNIENTVACELESIFLEKLRSQNQVHDPTSGISITVMGVRGKTLLVPTFRYSPAHKQPVHLQAEEATLEFDLEHQQVILHILKGYIDFPGKPRFYVEKDDFPFPLPSQSAMAKPRHMTVQSIKSELGGLQAERDELEFHRDIEVAMLLALGDFERFNSPEINADLPQNQVKEKRQNKLKTALASRFALSCSCFFFVLVGCPFSIAQARRQFLTSFFMVFMPILLFYYPIVLLTMNLAKLGKVEPSWALWAGNVGLFLIAIHLLRKVLRN, encoded by the coding sequence ATGCGTTTGCTTCAGCGCTATATTCTCTTTGAATTGCTGCGTGTTTTTACATTGATGATCACAGTTCTAACAGTCCTGTTGGTGTTTGTGGGAGCCTTCCAGCAAGCAACCAGTCAGGGCTTAGGGGCTATTCTGGTCCTTAAAATTTTGCCTTTCATCGTCCCTAGTATGTTACCGTTTACGATTCCAGCCACGTTACTTTTAACCGTGTGTGTGGTTTACGGGCGTATTTCTGGTGACCAGGAAATTACCGCAGCGAAAGCAGCGGGCATTAATGTGCTCTCACTCCTCTGGCCTTCCTTTATTTTAGGAGGATTTCTGAGTCTTGGGTCTTTATTATTAAGCGATCAAATTATTCCCTGGGCTGAAAAAAATATTGAGAATACGGTTGCCTGTGAGTTAGAAAGTATTTTTCTCGAAAAACTCCGTTCCCAAAATCAAGTACATGATCCAACAAGTGGAATCTCAATTACCGTAATGGGTGTTCGTGGCAAAACGTTGCTGGTCCCGACATTCCGATATTCGCCTGCGCATAAGCAACCTGTTCATCTCCAGGCAGAAGAAGCAACTCTAGAATTTGACCTTGAGCACCAGCAAGTTATTTTGCACATCCTGAAAGGATACATCGATTTCCCGGGAAAGCCTCGATTTTACGTTGAGAAAGATGACTTTCCTTTTCCTCTCCCGAGTCAGAGTGCCATGGCGAAACCAAGACACATGACTGTTCAATCCATCAAGTCAGAACTGGGGGGCCTGCAAGCTGAACGTGATGAGCTGGAATTTCATCGTGATATTGAAGTCGCCATGCTACTGGCTCTAGGCGATTTTGAACGATTTAATTCACCAGAAATTAATGCCGATTTACCTCAAAATCAAGTTAAAGAAAAACGACAAAATAAACTGAAAACGGCGCTGGCCAGCCGATTTGCATTAAGCTGTAGCTGTTTCTTTTTTGTCCTGGTTGGCTGTCCATTTTCGATCGCCCAGGCACGCAGGCAATTTCTCACCAGTTTTTTTATGGTCTTCATGCCCATACTTTTGTTTTATTACCCTATTGTTCTGCTGACGATGAATTTAGCAAAGTTGGGTAAAGTTGAACCAAGCTGGGCTCTATGGGCGGGTAACGTCGGTTTGTTTTTGATTGCCATTCATTTACTACGAAAAGTACTGCGAAATTAA
- a CDS encoding alpha/beta hydrolase family protein, which yields MALKQRTPLERRFLILVLGIIACLAVMSEQSKAENKPTGPVFVDIPEQGQVRFETTEMEGKVPGRFHLDPHQFPYTCKFKRMSGPVRVYDVTFPSPVKTKVEANNTVHGHYYQPEGTGPFPACVCLHILGGGFELSEMSANSLARQGIAALTIKMPYYAQRRGVGEDRYRRMISFVPQHTAEGMTQAVLDIRQATAWLMSREEVDANRLGVTGISLGGIMSALSSAAEPRFKKVAIYLGGGNLALGIWENPHPHAKQFRQQWLKSGGTYESFLKIMSPVDPHTYGHLLQNRDVLMVVAKHDEILPPKSAIALWESMGKKPELVWLDSGHISAALYIFGETQRLTTFFSEWK from the coding sequence ATGGCTTTGAAGCAACGTACGCCTTTGGAACGACGTTTTCTAATCCTGGTTTTGGGAATCATCGCTTGTCTCGCCGTGATGAGCGAACAAAGCAAGGCGGAAAATAAACCAACCGGTCCTGTGTTTGTAGACATACCAGAGCAGGGACAGGTTCGCTTTGAAACGACCGAGATGGAAGGCAAAGTCCCTGGTCGTTTTCATCTCGATCCGCATCAGTTTCCGTATACGTGTAAATTCAAGCGAATGAGTGGGCCGGTTCGCGTTTATGATGTTACGTTCCCATCGCCGGTCAAAACAAAAGTCGAAGCCAATAATACCGTCCATGGACACTACTATCAGCCTGAGGGAACAGGCCCTTTTCCTGCCTGCGTCTGCCTACATATTTTGGGAGGCGGTTTTGAGCTTTCTGAAATGTCTGCCAATTCTTTGGCACGTCAGGGTATCGCGGCACTAACGATCAAAATGCCTTATTACGCGCAGCGACGTGGCGTCGGCGAAGATCGCTATCGTCGTATGATTTCTTTTGTCCCCCAGCATACCGCCGAGGGGATGACTCAAGCGGTATTGGATATACGGCAGGCTACCGCCTGGCTGATGAGTCGAGAAGAAGTCGATGCGAACCGTCTGGGTGTGACGGGAATCAGCCTGGGGGGAATCATGTCTGCCCTTTCCTCTGCCGCAGAGCCGCGCTTCAAGAAGGTTGCCATCTATTTGGGGGGAGGAAATCTCGCTTTGGGGATTTGGGAAAATCCGCATCCCCATGCGAAGCAATTTCGTCAGCAGTGGTTAAAGAGTGGGGGAACTTATGAATCATTTCTGAAGATTATGTCACCCGTTGATCCACACACTTATGGACATCTCTTGCAGAACCGCGATGTGTTGATGGTGGTGGCAAAACATGATGAAATTCTACCTCCCAAAAGTGCCATAGCATTATGGGAATCGATGGGTAAGAAACCAGAGTTGGTCTGGCTGGATTCGGGGCATATTTCTGCCGCACTCTATATTTTTGGTGAAACCCAACGATTGACTACATTTTTTTCAGAGTGGAAATAG
- a CDS encoding YecA family protein, producing the protein MSFVNMHPRMGRNEPCWCGSGKKFKKCHMNRESTPRRTIQEVIETGREAYAKKVCLHPDLSTCNHGIIKAHSIQKNGGLSRIAVKGKVYGIRENNAGDLSKSNGMLAPKLVGIRHASTFTGMCGFHDDQTFAPIEKEPFVSCNEHAFLLAYRHFCKEIFTKGGAISLLPTLRTADNGQPFEIQMKYQRFMDEMQSGLVQGVKDVEAIKASYDTCLLTKDFSDVRFYVVQFKEVPNLLTCSGNFPMFDFSGNQLQRLLEPNKLPDHVTFSIIATDTGGAFIFSWLGNLLCPECLVKSLHKLPDAAIGDAVVRYAFEYCENLYMSPTWWDGLDETSKMALCRRITKAGDVTAERKSDCLMPDGHNYVNWTVTARETNLNL; encoded by the coding sequence ATGTCATTTGTCAATATGCATCCGAGAATGGGTAGAAACGAACCGTGCTGGTGTGGCTCGGGAAAGAAGTTCAAGAAGTGCCACATGAATCGTGAATCGACACCGCGGCGGACAATCCAGGAAGTCATCGAGACTGGCCGGGAGGCCTACGCGAAAAAAGTCTGTCTGCATCCCGATCTCTCGACTTGCAATCATGGCATCATCAAGGCCCACAGTATCCAGAAGAACGGTGGCCTCAGCAGAATAGCTGTGAAAGGAAAGGTCTATGGAATCCGGGAAAACAACGCCGGCGATCTGTCGAAATCAAATGGGATGCTCGCTCCGAAGCTGGTTGGTATCCGCCACGCCTCGACGTTTACAGGTATGTGTGGCTTCCACGACGACCAGACTTTTGCACCTATCGAGAAGGAGCCATTTGTTTCCTGTAATGAGCATGCCTTCCTGTTGGCATATCGTCACTTCTGCAAAGAAATATTTACGAAGGGGGGCGCGATCAGCTTACTTCCGACTCTTCGGACTGCTGATAACGGACAGCCATTCGAAATTCAGATGAAGTACCAGCGTTTCATGGATGAGATGCAGAGCGGCTTGGTTCAAGGAGTCAAGGACGTGGAAGCGATTAAGGCTAGTTACGATACCTGTCTGCTCACAAAAGATTTCTCTGATGTACGTTTCTATGTGGTCCAGTTCAAGGAAGTTCCAAATTTACTGACCTGCTCAGGTAACTTCCCAATGTTTGATTTTTCAGGCAATCAATTGCAGAGATTACTTGAACCAAACAAGCTGCCTGATCACGTCACATTTTCAATCATTGCCACTGACACGGGTGGAGCATTCATCTTTTCTTGGTTAGGAAATCTTCTTTGTCCGGAGTGTTTAGTGAAGTCACTCCACAAGCTTCCCGACGCTGCCATCGGTGATGCTGTCGTTCGATATGCATTTGAGTACTGTGAGAACCTCTATATGTCGCCTACATGGTGGGACGGATTGGATGAGACAAGTAAGATGGCTCTCTGTAGACGCATTACTAAGGCTGGGGATGTCACGGCTGAGAGGAAGAGTGACTGCCTGATGCCTGATGGTCACAATTATGTGAATTGGACGGTTACCGCTCGAGAAACCAATCTCAATTTGTAG
- a CDS encoding DUF5677 domain-containing protein — MFQDDLQGSDQTEKYHCWYRQMADAVSAALNSYLWVLGHVNEQLKATGKDTHLAAAVLLMEYADQIDGVAILAQKGSARNCVPLIRTGFELQLNLMYMVQRDDTFENRCLAYEFYHWVKQIKVALKCDPSSETGKQVRSQTKGELLADAFDHPSRNIHAEIAALQQMMDHARFSAVKVEYDRSKPKHWYGMWGGPGNIERLAAELGRRGQYEVMYRFWSGNAHGESALQRIDKCRMEMQPIRCPRGLPNACLNACNLANEMAVFLVGRFVPQLKDELAVRYLANVKPGLEFIKSVEGLDG; from the coding sequence ATGTTTCAGGATGATCTACAGGGATCGGACCAGACGGAGAAATACCACTGTTGGTATAGACAGATGGCGGACGCCGTAAGTGCGGCTCTGAACTCATATCTCTGGGTTCTTGGGCATGTGAACGAGCAGTTAAAGGCCACGGGGAAGGACACACACTTGGCTGCTGCAGTGCTGCTGATGGAGTACGCGGACCAGATTGATGGGGTGGCAATACTTGCACAGAAAGGATCGGCAAGAAACTGCGTCCCGCTGATTCGAACTGGCTTCGAGCTGCAACTCAATCTTATGTATATGGTTCAACGCGACGACACTTTCGAGAATCGCTGTCTGGCATACGAATTCTATCACTGGGTAAAGCAGATAAAAGTCGCCCTAAAGTGCGACCCGAGTTCTGAAACTGGAAAGCAGGTTCGCAGCCAGACCAAGGGGGAGCTACTGGCCGACGCCTTTGACCACCCTAGCCGGAACATTCATGCGGAAATCGCTGCCTTGCAGCAGATGATGGACCACGCGCGTTTCTCAGCTGTGAAAGTCGAGTACGATCGGTCAAAGCCGAAACACTGGTATGGGATGTGGGGTGGCCCCGGAAACATCGAGCGACTGGCTGCCGAATTAGGGCGTCGCGGTCAATACGAGGTCATGTACAGATTCTGGTCGGGCAATGCCCACGGAGAGAGCGCCCTGCAACGCATCGACAAGTGCAGAATGGAAATGCAGCCAATCCGCTGTCCCCGAGGTTTGCCGAATGCCTGCCTCAACGCCTGTAATCTTGCTAATGAAATGGCAGTGTTCTTAGTAGGCCGGTTCGTCCCGCAACTCAAGGACGAACTGGCGGTGCGTTATCTGGCCAATGTGAAGCCGGGTTTGGAATTCATCAAGTCTGTGGAAGGGTTGGATGGGTAA
- a CDS encoding ankyrin repeat domain-containing protein, with the protein MVLTPTRYRLAQSREEIEPLVQLCKEGKVFQVQEWIVENKPVDPPVPGNGGNQKHTPLRYAIERDFHSLVEVLLEGGASIGSEYGYCPMRLAISKRRLDLVKLIAAHGYQASKVDMDEVFESWEPEIMEFFIENGADVETGMPLATALCNRIRTALRIFKKYQDRFPSFQEQANVALRHHCQEGNLKWVSLLLWAGADPFTPGESEPGREIDPEDGGLSALGFAALWGNYKVFSLKQIKISHDHPAVYEILKYADRDEGYDLIHDLLKQGMNPNEHDNGGCSAIQSLLISLESCMFMRYSSRDDHGRKYDTETTRNKLKLIHLLAKYGGKWRPAETGDIKEARRSLLKMTADYTVEFAWIMSKYQGCSRTDIKTLLKTPTIKKHAKEHRQQLDELIDQLSAE; encoded by the coding sequence GTGGTTCTAACACCGACTCGGTACCGTCTGGCACAGTCACGTGAAGAAATTGAGCCCCTGGTCCAACTCTGCAAAGAGGGCAAGGTGTTCCAGGTCCAGGAATGGATCGTTGAGAACAAGCCAGTTGATCCCCCAGTCCCTGGCAATGGAGGTAACCAAAAGCATACCCCGCTACGGTACGCAATAGAGCGTGATTTTCACAGCCTGGTAGAAGTGCTGCTGGAAGGGGGAGCCTCGATCGGCTCTGAATATGGCTACTGCCCCATGAGGCTGGCGATCTCAAAACGAAGGCTGGACTTAGTAAAACTGATCGCAGCTCACGGATATCAGGCTTCTAAGGTCGACATGGATGAAGTCTTCGAATCATGGGAACCTGAAATCATGGAGTTTTTTATAGAGAACGGTGCCGACGTGGAAACTGGGATGCCACTGGCGACTGCATTGTGCAATCGAATACGGACAGCACTTCGGATATTCAAAAAATACCAGGATCGTTTCCCCAGCTTCCAGGAACAGGCCAATGTGGCATTACGCCATCACTGCCAAGAAGGAAACCTGAAGTGGGTCTCACTCCTGTTGTGGGCCGGCGCTGACCCGTTTACCCCTGGTGAATCTGAACCTGGCAGGGAAATTGATCCCGAAGATGGCGGACTATCCGCCCTCGGCTTTGCAGCACTCTGGGGGAACTACAAAGTATTCTCCTTGAAACAGATCAAGATCAGCCACGATCATCCCGCGGTCTATGAGATATTGAAATATGCCGACAGAGACGAAGGTTACGACCTGATCCATGATCTGCTCAAACAAGGGATGAATCCGAACGAGCATGACAATGGAGGTTGTTCTGCTATCCAATCCTTGCTGATTTCACTGGAGTCGTGCATGTTCATGAGATACAGCTCCAGGGACGATCATGGCAGGAAATATGATACAGAGACCACACGTAACAAACTCAAGCTAATTCATCTGCTGGCGAAGTACGGCGGGAAATGGAGACCTGCCGAGACTGGCGATATCAAGGAGGCTCGCCGGTCACTATTGAAAATGACCGCTGATTACACCGTGGAGTTCGCCTGGATTATGTCAAAGTATCAAGGGTGTTCGAGAACAGACATCAAGACTCTGCTAAAAACCCCCACGATCAAAAAGCATGCCAAAGAGCACCGCCAGCAACTGGATGAACTGATCGATCAACTTAGTGCTGAATAG
- a CDS encoding reverse transcriptase domain-containing protein, whose product MYANSFKKLNPDEFSTSSLGYHIWSKDQYYQNIKARLEKAGQEGRGAIKDIRYYLPQWASDSRLLWRVWRWLAIHGGQAPGVNGRRYSDFYDHEVWSFLAAIQDGLKAGTYQPGPVKRVSIPKDPYDPGRGERSIALLNIEDRVVQRATNEILQPLLDPLFGETILGFRPGHDRMNALALAQKKMAKESSFVLITEDIKDAFDNVPRKRLMDIVAKYVPSPELVELIRKFVCIDTRKRGIPQGAPLSPLLLNLYLYHSVVRRWKPESGLAATNIICYADDILLICRTQKQAREAWDRLSDLLKKAGLPLKHGCSKAMIDLRREKSARWLGYSLQYPKQTLITKIDENSWSLLRESLERAHEKPDSPLLAISIVEGWLDQLGPCFRHENRWHVTQKIQRIASECGFDEIPDSDTLKFIWLLAYARWWQRVARLRGDLPQRIEDRVNEDEFDAPAEGLCVDAAWNANKQIMEYRGVWLDDESEAFRVDPISTGSNNLGEFLAIVHGLQLLKRKEINCPVYSDSQTAISWLKNLRINSKNARDQKISPRVYQRITRAVLWLTRQTDLNPVLKWNTEDWEEIPADYGRKS is encoded by the coding sequence ATGTATGCAAACTCATTCAAGAAACTAAATCCAGACGAGTTCTCTACCTCGAGTTTGGGATACCATATCTGGAGTAAGGACCAGTATTATCAGAACATAAAAGCTCGACTAGAAAAAGCAGGACAAGAGGGGCGTGGTGCGATCAAAGATATAAGGTATTATCTTCCTCAGTGGGCTTCTGACTCACGTTTGCTGTGGAGAGTATGGCGTTGGTTAGCAATACACGGAGGGCAGGCGCCAGGCGTCAACGGAAGAAGGTACAGCGATTTCTATGACCACGAAGTATGGAGCTTTCTGGCTGCGATACAGGATGGATTAAAAGCAGGCACGTATCAACCAGGACCTGTGAAGCGAGTATCCATTCCCAAAGACCCTTACGATCCCGGTCGTGGGGAGCGGAGCATTGCTTTGCTGAACATTGAGGACCGGGTCGTTCAGCGGGCGACCAATGAAATTTTACAGCCACTTCTCGACCCGCTTTTCGGGGAAACGATCCTCGGATTTCGGCCAGGCCATGATCGCATGAATGCTTTAGCTCTTGCTCAAAAAAAGATGGCTAAAGAGTCAAGCTTCGTGTTGATTACAGAGGACATCAAAGATGCTTTTGATAATGTACCGCGTAAACGGTTGATGGATATCGTAGCCAAATATGTCCCTTCCCCTGAATTAGTGGAGTTGATCCGCAAGTTTGTCTGTATCGACACTCGTAAAAGAGGGATACCGCAAGGAGCTCCTCTGAGTCCACTGCTTTTGAATTTGTACCTGTACCATAGCGTTGTCCGAAGATGGAAACCAGAATCTGGTTTGGCAGCGACAAATATCATCTGTTACGCAGACGATATCTTGCTGATCTGTCGTACCCAGAAGCAAGCCCGTGAGGCCTGGGATAGGCTGTCAGATTTATTGAAGAAGGCAGGACTTCCATTGAAGCATGGTTGCTCTAAAGCCATGATTGATTTACGACGGGAAAAGTCAGCCAGGTGGTTAGGGTACTCTCTGCAGTACCCTAAGCAGACCTTGATCACGAAGATCGACGAAAACTCATGGTCTTTACTACGGGAAAGCCTGGAGCGGGCTCATGAAAAACCTGATTCTCCACTTCTTGCGATCTCTATCGTTGAAGGCTGGCTTGACCAACTGGGCCCCTGTTTTCGTCACGAGAATCGGTGGCATGTAACTCAGAAGATTCAGCGGATTGCCTCAGAATGTGGCTTTGATGAAATTCCTGACTCGGATACTTTGAAGTTTATCTGGTTACTGGCTTATGCACGCTGGTGGCAGAGAGTAGCTCGTCTGAGGGGAGATTTACCCCAGCGAATCGAGGACAGAGTCAATGAGGATGAATTCGATGCTCCCGCGGAAGGTTTATGTGTGGATGCTGCCTGGAATGCTAACAAGCAGATCATGGAGTATCGGGGGGTATGGTTGGATGATGAAAGCGAAGCCTTTCGAGTCGATCCAATCAGTACCGGAAGTAACAATCTCGGTGAATTCCTGGCCATTGTGCATGGACTGCAATTGCTTAAGCGAAAGGAAATTAACTGCCCTGTCTACAGCGACAGCCAGACGGCCATCAGTTGGCTGAAGAATCTTCGTATAAACTCAAAAAATGCCAGAGATCAAAAGATATCTCCCAGGGTATATCAGCGAATCACAAGAGCGGTCCTCTGGTTAACACGGCAAACCGACCTCAATCCGGTCCTGAAGTGGAATACAGAAGACTGGGAGGAAATTCCAGCTGATTATGGGAGGAAGTCATGA
- a CDS encoding transposase, whose translation MAPFNHDSGGYRGKRSIWGGRASVRSNLHMAALAARRCNPVIKAFAKRLEAQGKPFKVVNVACMRKLLVILNTLVKTNSRWSPNYAQKQLD comes from the coding sequence TTGGCTCCTTTCAATCATGACAGTGGTGGCTATCGTGGAAAGCGTTCTATCTGGGGAGGAAGAGCTTCAGTTCGTAGCAATCTGCACATGGCTGCTCTGGCTGCCCGACGATGTAATCCTGTCATAAAAGCATTTGCCAAACGACTTGAAGCTCAAGGAAAACCGTTCAAGGTGGTAAACGTAGCCTGTATGAGAAAGTTACTTGTAATCCTTAACACACTCGTCAAAACAAATTCGCGATGGAGCCCAAATTATGCCCAAAAACAACTTGACTAA